Proteins from a single region of Bacillota bacterium:
- a CDS encoding SDR family oxidoreductase: MDFTQKTVLITGAASGIGKGTAQAFLDRGANIAIVDINEDGLKTFLNENAAHSDRLLALRTDVTKSTEVNQTVTQVIKKWGRIDILVNSAGIYKQAMLVDMTDEFWDQTQKVNMYGTFYFCRAVAREMIKRKNGRIINLASIAGQRGSVANSHYTTTKRGVEGFSRSIALELAPYNITVNCIAPGIIMTPIFDEKILQERGETWLKSIPLGRFGQPEDIAKAIMFLASEYAAYITGITLDVNGGMYLR, encoded by the coding sequence ATGGATTTTACCCAAAAAACCGTATTGATAACTGGGGCAGCTTCAGGTATTGGTAAAGGGACTGCACAAGCCTTCTTAGACAGAGGTGCTAATATTGCTATTGTTGATATTAATGAAGATGGGCTTAAAACTTTTTTGAACGAGAATGCTGCCCATTCCGACCGGTTGCTGGCTCTCAGGACTGATGTCACTAAAAGTACCGAAGTTAATCAAACGGTAACTCAGGTTATTAAAAAATGGGGGAGAATAGATATTTTAGTCAATAGTGCCGGTATATACAAACAGGCCATGTTGGTAGATATGACAGATGAATTCTGGGATCAAACACAAAAAGTTAACATGTATGGGACATTTTATTTTTGCCGCGCCGTTGCCCGAGAAATGATCAAAAGAAAAAATGGAAGGATCATTAACTTAGCTTCTATTGCTGGGCAGAGGGGCTCTGTAGCGAACAGCCACTATACCACTACCAAACGGGGAGTGGAAGGCTTTAGTCGCAGCATCGCGCTTGAATTGGCTCCTTATAATATTACTGTTAATTGTATAGCCCCAGGAATAATTATGACCCCAATATTTGATGAGAAAATTCTTCAGGAACGTGGGGAAACTTGGTTGAAAAGCATACCACTGGGGCGGTTTGGACAGCCAGAGGACATTGCCAAGGCCATTATGTTTCTGGCTTCGGAATACGCGGCCTATATCACCGGAATAACACTTGATGTCAATGGTGGTATGTACCTACGGTAG
- a CDS encoding MFS transporter gives MNSNLPVTPDENAPLNRIQITAWMVAWLALVIDVLDWQLLAMAAPHITKEFQFSLASMGTLLGAPLIGAGIGGLVSGWIADRIGRVKTMVWCMVWYSTMTVLFPFVTSFEQMLVLRILAGLGLGGQWGVGNTLVAELLPRRIRIVCSAWIQTGFSFGPILAALTAKWIIPAYGWRPMFYVGAVGFLLALVTKFMVPEPPIWLQAREKASKGELKLGNLGMFFQKGIGSRFVLAFLMVGCTLIAYWSSMSWIPSWLASDKGMNVVKSMNYMVVLNIGGVFGYMLFAFIADRWGRKPPAYVALLASTIAVGIFVSIDSPVALLWFAPVYSFITYPVFGLYGGYLSEMFPTEIRASAVNTIYNGARFLAFFGPTLMGFVASKFSMTFAIGSTAFLYAAAIIPLIFLPETIVKKNITGGLPTVSTDI, from the coding sequence ATGAACTCTAATCTTCCGGTGACGCCAGATGAGAACGCTCCATTAAACCGTATACAGATTACGGCTTGGATGGTGGCATGGCTAGCACTGGTAATTGATGTCCTGGATTGGCAACTCCTGGCTATGGCAGCTCCTCACATCACCAAGGAATTTCAATTTTCACTGGCAAGTATGGGTACCCTCTTGGGGGCTCCGTTAATTGGCGCTGGTATTGGCGGACTCGTTTCCGGATGGATTGCCGACCGTATTGGTCGAGTTAAAACTATGGTCTGGTGTATGGTGTGGTATTCAACGATGACGGTCCTATTTCCGTTTGTTACAAGTTTTGAGCAGATGTTGGTTTTACGGATCTTAGCCGGGCTGGGTTTAGGCGGCCAGTGGGGGGTTGGTAATACTTTAGTTGCTGAATTACTCCCACGTCGTATTCGAATTGTCTGCTCCGCTTGGATTCAAACGGGCTTCTCATTTGGGCCGATTCTGGCTGCTCTGACTGCTAAGTGGATTATCCCAGCCTATGGCTGGCGTCCGATGTTTTATGTCGGCGCGGTCGGGTTTTTACTGGCCTTAGTTACTAAATTTATGGTACCTGAGCCCCCGATTTGGTTACAAGCGAGGGAAAAAGCTTCGAAAGGAGAACTTAAGCTTGGGAACTTAGGAATGTTTTTCCAGAAAGGTATTGGCAGTCGTTTCGTATTGGCTTTCTTGATGGTGGGTTGCACATTAATCGCTTACTGGTCGTCGATGAGTTGGATTCCTTCATGGTTAGCCAGTGATAAAGGGATGAATGTAGTTAAGTCGATGAACTATATGGTTGTTCTTAATATAGGTGGTGTTTTTGGCTACATGCTCTTTGCCTTTATCGCTGATCGGTGGGGCCGTAAACCTCCAGCGTATGTAGCCCTGCTTGCTTCGACTATCGCGGTTGGTATTTTTGTCAGTATTGATAGTCCAGTGGCTCTGCTATGGTTTGCTCCAGTCTACTCATTCATCACCTATCCCGTATTTGGTTTGTATGGTGGATATCTTTCTGAAATGTTTCCAACTGAAATTCGAGCATCAGCTGTTAACACGATTTACAACGGCGCACGATTTTTGGCGTTCTTTGGCCCAACTTTGATGGGTTTTGTTGCCTCTAAGTTCTCGATGACCTTTGCGATTGGTAGTACAGCCTTCTTATATGCTGCGGCGATAATTCCTTTAATCTTCTTGCCAGAAACGATTGTCAAGAAAAATATCACCGGAGGCCTGCCGACGGTAAGTACTGATATCTAA
- a CDS encoding carbon-nitrogen hydrolase family protein, giving the protein MTNLEAKPQIIKVAAVQTNPLIGEKDKNISRILRRMEEAATQGAKLIVFSEAEVTGYCYTQLEEAKMYAEEVPGPSTEVILLKSRELGVHVVVGLLELEQDKLYNTAVLIGPTGILGKYRKTHIIHLGVDRFTCKGDLAYTVHSTEIGRIGMIICYDLRFPEPCRVLALKGTDIVVDPTNLPMGAEAHIDYLLPARAVENRVFIIAASRVGVERGTQFIGRSSIVEPSGKILAQATGDKEEIIYAELDLSRARAKGSVIKPGEYEFDIFKDRRPELYSAIVAPITRNSHTEIPCRCKQ; this is encoded by the coding sequence TTGACGAACTTAGAAGCAAAACCTCAAATAATTAAGGTTGCAGCGGTTCAAACAAATCCATTGATTGGGGAAAAGGACAAAAATATTTCACGTATCTTGAGACGAATGGAAGAGGCTGCGACCCAGGGTGCTAAATTGATCGTTTTTAGCGAGGCCGAGGTTACTGGATACTGTTATACTCAGCTTGAAGAAGCAAAAATGTACGCTGAGGAGGTACCTGGTCCCTCTACTGAAGTAATACTTCTCAAGTCACGTGAACTCGGTGTCCATGTAGTAGTTGGTTTGCTGGAGTTAGAACAGGATAAATTGTACAACACAGCGGTCTTAATCGGGCCTACAGGAATCTTGGGTAAATACCGTAAAACGCATATCATTCACTTGGGAGTTGATCGATTTACATGTAAAGGGGATTTAGCATATACGGTTCATTCCACGGAAATTGGCCGGATCGGCATGATCATTTGCTATGACTTACGCTTTCCGGAACCATGTCGTGTTTTAGCTCTTAAAGGGACGGATATTGTCGTTGACCCCACGAATCTACCCATGGGCGCTGAAGCCCATATCGATTACTTGTTACCAGCACGAGCTGTCGAGAATCGGGTATTCATTATTGCTGCCAGCAGGGTCGGAGTGGAGAGAGGAACACAGTTTATAGGGAGAAGCTCCATTGTTGAGCCCAGTGGTAAGATCCTTGCCCAGGCGACAGGGGATAAAGAAGAGATTATTTATGCCGAACTTGATCTGTCCAGAGCCCGGGCTAAAGGAAGTGTGATTAAACCTGGTGAATATGAATTTGATATCTTTAAAGATCGGCGCCCCGAATTATACAGTGCGATCGTGGCTCCGATAACTAGAAATAGTCATACTGAAATTCCTTGTCGATGCAAGCAGTGA